CGTTCAACTTGTTCCCGTCCGGATCGCGGAAATAGCCGGCGTAGAAGCCTTCGCCGCGGGGGCCGGCCGGGCCTTCGCAGGGGGCGCCGAGTTCTTCGACGGCCATCTTGTAGACCTTGTCGACCTGTTCCTTGCTGTCGGCCTGGAAGGCGGCCATGACGCCATTGCCGATGGTGGCCGGCTCGCCATTGAAGGGTTTGGTCAGCCCGATGCCGGCGCCGCCATCGGGCTTGCCCCAGGCGATGAAATTGTCGTCGCCCATCATCCGGCCGACGCCGAATTCGGCACAAAGCCGGTCGTAAAAGGCGGCGGCCTTTTCGAGATCATTGGTCCCCAGTGTCACATATCCAAGCATATTGTCCTCCGCTTATGGGTTTGAAGTTCTGTCTTTGTTCCAGTAAGCAGCCTACCGGCTTCCCCCGACAAGACAAGCCCGAAATCGCGGATCGGACGTTCAAGCTTTTGTGACGCCAGACGGTTCGGTTCGCGCCGGGCAGGACGGCCGGCGACGCCGCCCCCTAGCCTGCCAGCGCTTCAAAAAAATGCTTGCGGCAGAGCGAGACATAGTCGGCCTTTTCCACCGCGACCTGCTCGCCCTCGGCGACGGCGCGGCCATCGGGCTGGCGGCGCAGGTTCATGGTTGCCTTGCGACCGCAATGGCAGACGGTGCGAACCTCGCGCAGATGATCGGCCAGGGCCAGAAGCTCTGCCGATCCGGGGAAGAGCGCGCCGCGAAAATCCGTGCGCAGGCCGTAGCACAGGACAGGCAGCCCGAGCACGTCGACTACGCGGGCCAGGTCACGGACCTGGCTGGCGGTGAGGAATTGGGCTTCATCGAAGAAAACAGCGTCGAGCGCCGCAGCCCCGGCCTGCGCCTTGATCGCTGCAAAAAGGTCGGTCTCAGGCGCGAAGATCCGGGCGGGGGCTTTCAAGCCGATCCGGGACTCGATCTGGCCTGTCCGGGCGCCCGGGTCAGCGGCGTGGTGGACCGAGGTCCACAGCATGGCAGACATGCCGCGTTCGCCGTAATTGTGGGCCGCCTGGAGCAGGATCGCCGATTTTCCGGCATTCATGGCGCTGTAGGTAAAATAGAGCTTGGACATGTCAGCTTGCTAGGACGATTCCGGTCAGGTGGCAGGGCAGAAGTTGCAGTCGTGCCAGGAGCGAAAGCTGTGCCGCCGCGTCGGCAACAAGGCCGCGCGCAAAAGGTTTGTGCCGCCCGGCGGCTGCCAGGCCAGAGTGCCGGATTGCGCCGGTCTCAGCGCACGATCCATCCCGATCCTGATCGGACAGCGTTGTGGCCCGGCATGAATGCCTGATCGGAGTTTCACTCGCCGTCGCCCCCCCCCCGATCACCGGACGTTGACCTCGAACAATGCGTGACGCTTAGTGCGCCAGACAGGGGCTTGGCATGACAAATCAATCTTCGGCAAACCTCCCGTCGGGGACGTGCGCCAATTGCGGCGCCGCGCTCGACGGACCCTTTTGCGGACAATGCGGCCAGTCGCGCGAGGAAATTCGCCGCCCGGCCTGGATGCTGGTCACCGATACGGTCGGCGATGTTCTCGTCTGGGACGGTCGGTTTCTGACGACCCTGCGGGCCCTTTTCGCCGGCCCGGGCACGTTGGCACGGTCCTATGCCGACGGGCAGCGGGCTCGCTGGACACCGCCAATCCGGCTTTACCTGCTGGTCAGCCTCGCTTTCTTCGCGGCCATGGGCCTGGCTGGCGTGCGGGTCATTGCCGTGGCCCCCTATCCTGCAGCCGAGACTGTTCGCGCCCAGGACGAGGACGACATCCAGCGCCGCATGGCGTCGATTGAGACAGCCCGCGCGCGCGGCGGCACGGATGTGGCGTCAATCTCCTGCGGTGTGATGCCTGGCCCCGACGAGATCAACGCCGACGGCCAGCTCGTCTACGCGGCCGATGGCGGCGTCAATGTCACCATGATGCAACGCGGCGCCAGCCCCGAACCTCGACGGATCGACCGGGCGACCGCCGACTGCCTGCGGGCTGTCATGGCGGATGCGCAGGTGCCTGCGATCATCGCCGAGCTGACCATTGGCGCGATCCGTGACCCGGCCGGTTTCGAGGCGAGTTCATCGGCCGCGGCGGCCCAGGCGTTGATCCTGATGGTCCTGGCCATGGCCCTGATCAACCTGCTGCTCCATCCCAAGCGCACGGTGATCGAGCATGTGATCCTGTCGCTCTATTTCCACGCCGCCTTGTTGCCGGGCTTTGCGATTGTCCTGCTGCTGGCAAATCTTGTGGCCGGCAGTATCGGTGCCTCTGTGGGGGTCGCGATTCTCGCCCTGGCCGGGCAGTTTGCCCTGACCTGGTTGTGCGACCGGCAATTCTACGGGTCGAGCTGGTATGGCGCCCTGCTGCGACTGCCCGTGCAGATAACCGGCTATGCAGCCGCTCTCACAGCCGCCGCACTGGGCCTCATCCTGCTGCCTGCCCTTTAGTCGGTCAGCCCGCCTGTCCTGGCATCAGCCAACGAGACTTGCCATCAGATGGCCGATCAACCGGCCAGAGACTGGGCCGCCCGGGAGATTTCATCGGCGGAGGTCTTCAGCGCCTCATTGCCGCGGGCAATGTCGCCGACGGCTTCGGACACA
The window above is part of the Maricaulis maris MCS10 genome. Proteins encoded here:
- a CDS encoding DUF3667 domain-containing protein; amino-acid sequence: MTNQSSANLPSGTCANCGAALDGPFCGQCGQSREEIRRPAWMLVTDTVGDVLVWDGRFLTTLRALFAGPGTLARSYADGQRARWTPPIRLYLLVSLAFFAAMGLAGVRVIAVAPYPAAETVRAQDEDDIQRRMASIETARARGGTDVASISCGVMPGPDEINADGQLVYAADGGVNVTMMQRGASPEPRRIDRATADCLRAVMADAQVPAIIAELTIGAIRDPAGFEASSSAAAAQALILMVLAMALINLLLHPKRTVIEHVILSLYFHAALLPGFAIVLLLANLVAGSIGASVGVAILALAGQFALTWLCDRQFYGSSWYGALLRLPVQITGYAAALTAAALGLILLPAL
- a CDS encoding thymidine kinase, which produces MSKLYFTYSAMNAGKSAILLQAAHNYGERGMSAMLWTSVHHAADPGARTGQIESRIGLKAPARIFAPETDLFAAIKAQAGAAALDAVFFDEAQFLTASQVRDLARVVDVLGLPVLCYGLRTDFRGALFPGSAELLALADHLREVRTVCHCGRKATMNLRRQPDGRAVAEGEQVAVEKADYVSLCRKHFFEALAG
- a CDS encoding VOC family protein, with translation MLGYVTLGTNDLEKAAAFYDRLCAEFGVGRMMGDDNFIAWGKPDGGAGIGLTKPFNGEPATIGNGVMAAFQADSKEQVDKVYKMAVEELGAPCEGPAGPRGEGFYAGYFRDPDGNKLNVFCM